The following are encoded in a window of Arthrobacter sp. OAP107 genomic DNA:
- a CDS encoding GH25 family lysozyme: protein MSATLSIGGGLPAQGAPIQPSVPSPSETPDPTTSSTSAPVDMDALRAEIGKDGSYMGQGLKSRESTLVRKSSPSSAAAITEAANTWMAPGIQGLDVSSHQASVNWAAQYSLGARFAYVKATEGTTYANPLFGSQYGGALGAGMIRGAYHFALPGVSTAAAQADYFVNNGGGWSGDGNTMPPLLDIEYNPYASLGNTCYNMSQASMVNWIAAFSNRVLARTGRLPMIYTTTDWWTTCTGNSNAFSRQPLHLASYSRYVGAMPNGWGTYSVWQYSATGPFAGDSNAWNGTMDSLRRFASQADGAVPTPSITSLGDVVAADASGILWDYPATGSGTFRARKQIGQGWTNLRSINVIDWNADGVLDIVAQWMSGRVNAYLGLATGGFSAGPVLAESGWENYQLTIGYWLNSSYYPHIITRDSSGGLRLWRNASGTGVSTGTSVGQGWSGLNLTMIDFDGDGNQDILAQDSSGALRLYRSNGAGSFLAEARKTIGNGWNKMTSVTVTTNFKGAGTNGLLARNTSGQLYYYPVPGNGTWGVATALGAGWTPYLIAGGENVNLVPATPAPPPPGSPSIPSATDVVTVDAAGGLFRRSASSGTFGAATNIGAGFTGLASVHVTDWNADGVQDLATVSTAGALGIRTGLASGGFAASKTLLSGVAGADVTIGPWHKTSKYPGVVVRRTNGALQYYANPSGGALGTATGIGSGFVRMDVSMTDADGDGNQDILAVDYLGRMWLFRSGGAGSFIAETRKVVGNGWATMNSISPLNGFVSASSTGILARDGAGTVSYYPVTGGVVGTKSVEGTGWAGVLISGSSLVTRGRAIPSTADVLTVDAAGGLWNHPETNASTIGSPYQIGVGWSGMKSLNVVDWNSDGIADVLAQKSSGALTLYAGSAAGGFAAPITVAASGFAQTRLLAGKWISGAKYPGIVGYGADGALNYWANASGRALSAPVRIGSGWAGLKLAMVDFDSDGKQDLLAVDARGTMLLYRSTGTNRFVPETRKTVGTGWQSFRQFAATAGFAGTGSKGVLALQTSGQLRYYPILAGSKWGPSSTAGVVGTAPLVAASSGAN, encoded by the coding sequence TTGTCTGCCACACTTTCCATCGGCGGCGGGCTGCCTGCCCAGGGCGCCCCCATACAGCCATCGGTTCCCTCCCCCTCCGAAACCCCGGACCCCACAACGTCGTCCACGTCGGCGCCGGTCGACATGGATGCCCTTCGGGCCGAAATCGGAAAAGATGGCTCCTATATGGGCCAGGGTCTCAAGAGCCGCGAGTCCACCCTCGTCAGGAAGTCATCGCCGTCGTCGGCAGCTGCCATTACCGAAGCGGCCAACACATGGATGGCACCAGGCATCCAGGGCCTGGACGTCAGCAGTCACCAGGCAAGCGTCAATTGGGCCGCGCAATACAGTCTCGGTGCCAGGTTCGCCTACGTTAAGGCCACCGAGGGAACAACCTATGCCAACCCGCTTTTTGGCTCCCAGTACGGCGGCGCGCTGGGCGCCGGAATGATCCGTGGCGCCTACCATTTCGCGCTTCCCGGTGTTTCAACTGCAGCAGCCCAGGCCGATTACTTCGTCAACAACGGGGGCGGCTGGAGCGGGGACGGCAACACGATGCCGCCGCTGCTGGACATCGAGTACAACCCTTATGCGTCGCTGGGCAACACCTGCTACAACATGAGCCAGGCATCAATGGTCAACTGGATCGCGGCTTTTTCAAACCGTGTGCTGGCCCGGACCGGCCGGCTGCCGATGATCTACACAACCACCGACTGGTGGACAACCTGTACGGGAAACTCCAACGCGTTCAGCAGGCAGCCCCTGCATCTGGCCTCATATTCCCGTTATGTGGGTGCCATGCCCAACGGCTGGGGAACCTACAGCGTGTGGCAGTACAGCGCGACGGGTCCGTTCGCCGGTGATTCCAATGCCTGGAACGGAACGATGGACAGCCTGCGGCGGTTCGCGTCTCAAGCCGACGGCGCCGTACCAACGCCCTCCATCACATCCTTGGGCGACGTGGTCGCGGCAGACGCCTCGGGTATTCTCTGGGACTACCCGGCGACCGGCAGCGGGACCTTCCGCGCCCGCAAACAGATCGGGCAAGGCTGGACTAACCTGCGGTCGATCAACGTCATCGACTGGAACGCCGACGGCGTACTGGACATCGTGGCCCAATGGATGTCAGGCCGCGTAAATGCCTACCTCGGCCTCGCAACCGGCGGATTTTCTGCCGGTCCGGTTCTCGCAGAGTCCGGCTGGGAAAATTACCAACTGACAATCGGCTATTGGCTCAACAGCAGCTATTACCCCCACATCATCACCCGCGACTCCTCGGGCGGCCTCCGCCTGTGGCGCAACGCCTCAGGAACCGGCGTCAGCACCGGAACATCGGTTGGCCAGGGCTGGAGCGGATTGAACCTGACCATGATTGATTTCGACGGCGACGGCAACCAGGACATTCTGGCCCAGGACTCTTCCGGTGCGCTTCGGCTCTACAGGTCCAACGGCGCCGGCTCCTTCCTGGCGGAGGCACGCAAAACCATAGGCAACGGCTGGAACAAAATGACCAGCGTCACGGTAACCACGAACTTCAAGGGCGCCGGGACCAACGGCCTTCTGGCCCGCAACACGAGTGGCCAACTCTACTACTACCCTGTGCCCGGAAACGGCACCTGGGGCGTGGCCACTGCGCTCGGCGCCGGCTGGACCCCTTACCTGATTGCCGGCGGCGAAAACGTCAATCTGGTCCCTGCAACACCCGCCCCGCCGCCCCCGGGATCTCCGTCAATCCCCTCGGCCACAGACGTGGTCACCGTTGACGCCGCCGGTGGTCTCTTCCGCCGTTCAGCCAGTTCGGGAACTTTCGGCGCCGCCACCAACATCGGCGCAGGGTTCACCGGTCTTGCTTCCGTTCACGTCACCGACTGGAACGCAGACGGCGTCCAGGACCTCGCCACAGTCAGTACCGCGGGAGCGCTCGGCATCCGGACGGGCTTGGCATCCGGAGGTTTTGCCGCCAGCAAAACCCTCCTTTCCGGAGTGGCGGGCGCCGACGTTACGATTGGCCCCTGGCACAAAACGTCCAAATACCCGGGCGTCGTAGTGCGCAGGACCAACGGAGCACTGCAGTACTACGCCAACCCGTCAGGAGGCGCCTTAGGGACCGCCACGGGCATTGGTTCAGGATTTGTCCGAATGGACGTTTCCATGACGGATGCGGACGGGGACGGCAACCAGGACATCCTCGCTGTCGACTACCTGGGACGGATGTGGCTCTTCCGCTCTGGCGGTGCGGGCTCTTTCATCGCCGAGACCCGGAAAGTCGTGGGGAACGGCTGGGCCACGATGAACAGCATCAGCCCGTTGAACGGCTTCGTGTCCGCGTCCTCTACCGGAATTCTGGCGCGCGATGGTGCGGGCACAGTCAGCTACTACCCAGTGACCGGCGGCGTCGTGGGCACCAAATCCGTGGAAGGGACCGGCTGGGCCGGTGTCCTGATCTCGGGAAGCTCCCTCGTCACGCGCGGACGGGCCATCCCCAGCACCGCAGATGTCCTCACGGTGGATGCCGCGGGAGGGCTGTGGAACCACCCGGAAACCAATGCCTCCACAATCGGATCCCCCTATCAGATCGGTGTGGGCTGGTCAGGAATGAAGTCCCTGAACGTCGTTGACTGGAACAGCGACGGCATCGCCGACGTTCTCGCCCAAAAGTCCAGCGGCGCGCTCACACTCTATGCAGGCTCTGCCGCAGGCGGCTTCGCTGCCCCCATTACGGTCGCCGCCTCGGGTTTTGCTCAAACCAGGCTCCTGGCCGGCAAATGGATCTCAGGCGCCAAATACCCCGGAATCGTGGGCTACGGCGCCGACGGAGCGTTGAATTACTGGGCCAACGCCTCCGGCCGGGCGCTCAGCGCGCCGGTGCGGATCGGGAGCGGGTGGGCAGGACTGAAACTCGCCATGGTCGACTTCGACTCCGACGGGAAACAAGACCTGTTGGCGGTGGACGCGCGGGGCACAATGCTTCTCTACCGGTCCACCGGCACGAACAGGTTTGTGCCGGAAACCAGAAAGACGGTCGGCACCGGATGGCAGTCCTTCCGGCAGTTCGCGGCCACGGCCGGCTTCGCCGGCACGGGAAGCAAGGGCGTCCTGGCGCTCCAGACCTCAGGGCAACTGCGCTACTACCCCATCCTTGCCGGCAGCAAATGGGGCCCGTCTTCGACGGCGGGGGTGGTGGGCACGGCGCCACTGGTGGCTGCCTCATCAGGAGCGAACTAG
- a CDS encoding ATPase, T2SS/T4P/T4SS family, which produces MDAVRIVEDEVRELIRRRGLDPLHQAAEVRRLVEAAVTDYDERALLGPLPPLGPLESARRFVFDAVAGFGALQPLLDDPGIEEIWINAPTEIYVARNGESELTSLSLTDQQVRDLVERMLKSSGRRLDISSPFVDAALPDGSRLHVVIPDVTRRHWAVNIRKFVVKATRLDHLVDLGTLTPQSGRFLGAAVASGLNILVSGATQAGKTTLLNCLAASIGSRERVVTVEEIFELQFPLRDVVGLQCRQPNLEGEGEIPLRRLVKEALRMRPDRLVVGEVREAESLDMLIALNSGLPGMCTVHANSAHDAVTKMCTLPLLAGDNISSAFVVPTVASCIDLVVHCSRLANGRRQVTEILSLGRRVENGIIESSMIFSIIGGLLEPTANTMPAEEKFARAGYEVAALLDPR; this is translated from the coding sequence ATGGATGCTGTGCGCATTGTCGAGGATGAAGTCCGGGAGCTGATCCGGAGGCGGGGTCTCGATCCTTTGCACCAGGCTGCCGAGGTCCGGCGGCTCGTGGAAGCGGCCGTGACCGACTATGACGAGCGCGCCCTCCTGGGTCCGCTTCCGCCGCTTGGGCCACTGGAGTCGGCACGGCGGTTTGTCTTTGATGCCGTTGCCGGATTCGGGGCCCTCCAACCATTGCTGGATGATCCGGGGATCGAGGAAATTTGGATCAACGCACCAACGGAGATCTACGTTGCGCGGAACGGTGAATCCGAACTCACATCACTCAGTCTGACGGATCAACAGGTCCGGGACCTGGTTGAGCGCATGCTGAAGAGCTCGGGCAGACGGCTGGACATCTCATCGCCGTTCGTGGATGCGGCCCTGCCCGACGGGTCCCGCCTGCACGTGGTCATCCCCGACGTCACCAGGCGCCACTGGGCCGTCAACATCCGCAAGTTCGTTGTGAAGGCGACCCGGCTGGATCACCTCGTGGACCTCGGCACCCTGACCCCGCAATCCGGCCGCTTTCTTGGTGCCGCCGTCGCGAGCGGCCTCAACATCCTGGTCTCGGGTGCCACCCAGGCGGGAAAGACCACGCTGCTGAACTGCCTCGCAGCCAGCATCGGCAGCCGGGAGCGCGTCGTTACGGTCGAGGAGATCTTCGAACTGCAGTTTCCGCTCCGCGACGTTGTCGGCTTGCAATGCCGGCAACCCAATTTGGAAGGCGAAGGGGAGATTCCGCTGCGCCGGCTGGTCAAGGAAGCCCTCCGGATGCGGCCTGACCGCCTGGTGGTGGGCGAGGTTCGGGAAGCCGAGAGCCTCGACATGCTGATCGCCCTTAACAGCGGTCTGCCGGGGATGTGCACCGTCCACGCAAATTCAGCGCATGACGCCGTGACCAAGATGTGCACGCTCCCTCTGCTTGCAGGGGACAACATTTCCAGCGCGTTTGTGGTTCCCACCGTGGCCTCATGCATCGATCTTGTGGTTCACTGCAGCCGCCTCGCGAACGGGCGGCGGCAGGTCACGGAAATCCTCTCCCTGGGCAGACGGGTCGAGAACGGGATCATCGAGTCCTCCATGATCTTTTCGATCATCGGCGGCCTGCTGGAACCGACGGCCAACACCATGCCGGCGGAGGAAAAATTCGCGAGGGCAGGCTATGAGGTTGCGGCACTTTTGGACCCGCGCTGA
- a CDS encoding acyltransferase family protein — MLAQPSLDRPRQVRSGAIDFLRILGIAAVVAGHVGAWSGPVVRETVYTWHVPLFFFLSGYLWSEGRSVVQEMNKRARTLLLPYIVWLVLVGAWWLSQMDVIHGADLRKLMLGGWYVRGPLAAFWFVTALFFAVVAVRAIQRFPNWLQWTLAVAALVVTMREPDFVARVPLAGGIGVACVVFVLAGREFRRNRQRIRRPLITGLVILCGCAAAILSGWSTHLDLKYAQLGSSVITVLVAIGICASLLLIAEHVIPRLGPRVNNELSTLASCGFMVVLTHAVVLAEMTKLGLAPWLVFAGSLAGPWLLALLILRTGLAPVLLGVPVRRESEPVHESARSVRI; from the coding sequence TTGCTTGCACAACCGTCCCTTGACCGCCCCCGTCAGGTGCGCTCCGGGGCTATTGATTTTCTGCGCATTCTGGGGATCGCGGCGGTGGTTGCCGGGCACGTAGGAGCCTGGTCAGGGCCTGTCGTCCGGGAAACTGTCTACACGTGGCATGTGCCTCTTTTTTTCTTCCTTTCGGGTTATCTGTGGTCTGAGGGCCGTAGCGTAGTTCAGGAGATGAATAAGCGGGCAAGAACGCTCCTCCTTCCTTACATTGTCTGGCTGGTCCTGGTAGGCGCCTGGTGGCTATCGCAGATGGATGTCATCCACGGCGCTGACCTTCGAAAGCTGATGTTGGGGGGCTGGTATGTCCGCGGCCCCCTCGCGGCGTTCTGGTTTGTGACGGCCCTCTTCTTCGCTGTAGTCGCTGTTCGCGCGATCCAGCGCTTCCCGAACTGGCTTCAGTGGACGTTGGCCGTGGCCGCGTTGGTTGTCACTATGCGCGAGCCCGATTTCGTGGCGCGGGTCCCGCTTGCGGGCGGCATCGGGGTCGCATGCGTCGTGTTCGTTCTGGCAGGCCGGGAATTTAGGCGCAACCGCCAGAGGATCCGCCGGCCGCTAATAACTGGACTGGTCATCCTCTGCGGCTGCGCCGCCGCCATACTGTCCGGCTGGTCCACCCATCTCGACCTGAAGTATGCGCAGCTTGGTTCGTCCGTCATCACGGTCCTCGTGGCGATTGGAATATGCGCCTCGCTGCTCCTGATTGCCGAGCATGTCATTCCTCGGCTCGGGCCACGCGTCAACAATGAGCTGAGCACGCTGGCCAGTTGCGGGTTCATGGTTGTACTGACCCACGCCGTTGTGCTGGCTGAGATGACAAAGCTCGGCCTTGCCCCGTGGCTGGTCTTTGCCGGTTCGCTGGCCGGTCCCTGGCTGCTCGCCCTGCTGATTCTAAGAACCGGTCTTGCCCCAGTCCTTCTGGGTGTGCCCGTTCGGAGAGAATCCGAGCCTGTGCATGAATCAGCGAGAAGCGTGCGTATCTGA
- the galE gene encoding UDP-glucose 4-epimerase GalE produces MKVLVTGGAGYIGSHTALCLLEDGHDVVVLDNLMNSNLEAVRRVEELAGKKVEFREADLLDAEAVDQVFAEGGFDAVIHFAGLKAVGESVAKPLWYYKNNVVGTLNLLESMEKAGVRRLVFSSSATVYGASEHVPLIEKSPLDATNPYGRTKEQIEDILSDLSDADPRWSIALLRYFNPVGAHESGRIGEDPHGIPNNLLPFVAQVAVGRREKVMVFGNDYPTPDGTGVRDYIHVMDLAAGHLAALNYLQTKTGAFRWNLGTGRGSSVLEVIEAFGAAVGHPVPYEFAPRRPGDAAVSYADASAALADLGWSAHRDLAQMCADHWRWQSANPYGYAGAEAAELATIVST; encoded by the coding sequence ATGAAGGTTTTGGTTACCGGCGGCGCCGGCTACATCGGATCACACACGGCTCTTTGCCTGCTCGAGGACGGACACGACGTCGTCGTGCTGGACAATCTCATGAACTCGAACTTGGAGGCGGTCCGCCGTGTTGAAGAGCTCGCCGGTAAGAAGGTGGAGTTCCGCGAGGCCGACCTGCTCGACGCTGAGGCTGTCGACCAAGTCTTCGCAGAGGGCGGGTTCGACGCCGTCATTCACTTCGCCGGCCTGAAGGCTGTGGGTGAATCCGTGGCGAAGCCGCTCTGGTACTACAAGAACAACGTAGTGGGCACGCTCAATCTCCTTGAGAGCATGGAGAAGGCCGGTGTTCGGCGGCTGGTCTTCAGCTCATCGGCCACTGTCTACGGCGCCTCCGAGCACGTTCCCCTGATCGAGAAGTCGCCGCTGGACGCAACGAACCCCTACGGCAGGACCAAAGAGCAGATCGAGGACATCCTGTCCGACCTGAGCGACGCCGACCCGCGGTGGAGTATCGCGCTGCTGCGCTACTTCAATCCCGTCGGCGCGCACGAATCAGGTCGCATCGGCGAGGACCCCCACGGTATCCCCAACAACCTTTTGCCCTTCGTTGCGCAGGTCGCGGTGGGACGGCGCGAAAAGGTCATGGTATTCGGCAACGATTACCCCACGCCCGACGGCACGGGCGTCCGCGACTATATCCATGTCATGGACCTCGCAGCTGGCCACCTGGCGGCGCTGAACTATCTGCAGACGAAGACAGGCGCGTTCCGCTGGAACCTTGGGACCGGCCGTGGTTCGTCCGTCCTGGAGGTCATCGAGGCCTTCGGTGCGGCTGTAGGGCACCCTGTGCCTTACGAATTTGCACCCCGGCGGCCGGGGGATGCTGCCGTCAGCTACGCCGATGCTTCCGCAGCCTTGGCGGATCTGGGATGGTCCGCGCACCGTGACCTGGCACAGATGTGCGCTGATCACTGGCGCTGGCAGAGCGCCAATCCCTACGGCTATGCCGGTGCAGAAGCTGCCGAACTTGCGACGATCGTTTCCACGTAA